A stretch of the Papaver somniferum cultivar HN1 chromosome 6, ASM357369v1, whole genome shotgun sequence genome encodes the following:
- the LOC113291327 gene encoding zinc finger BED domain-containing protein DAYSLEEPER-like — protein sequence MALTIYGLQQVILQVNCRYSRMSSVQEQTHYNHVMSSDGEDDDVEMVDPLDGSTIVDCAPAPVSDGSKKGVCKACKVGYKYDIQKGGTSSMKRHKCRERHSQDIGQMILSAKNGQLSSRLRKIDQMKFRDLISELLIARNVPLALVEWKEFRDICRMCLTSDMWTSVTTTGYISLTVHFLDQNWELKKYLLNFCELTPPHTGENLSAKLFGMIEDWGIKEKVSNITLDNAANNGACARIMQSRLIAKKILKSVKSLKKSQVRKKKFLDIVDTLGMSAVRRGVRQDVKTRWNSTYLMLDSCLVYRSVFAHLKEVDSDYEDFPTDEEWDQIEVVTKFLKTFYDVTTFFFW from the exons ATGGCACTTACGATTTATGGTCTTCAGCAAGTCATTTTGCAAGTCAATTGCCGAT ATTccaggatgtcaagtgtacaagaacaaaCTCATTATAACCATGTTATGAGTAGTGACGGtgaggatgatgatgttgagatggtAGATCCTTTGGATGGCTCTACAATTGTTGATTGTGCACCTGCACCAGTTTCAG ATGGATCAAAGAAGGGAGTGTGCAAGGCTTGTAAAGTGGGATATAAATATGATATCCAGAAAGGTGGAACCTCATCTATGAAAAGGCATAAGTGCCGTGAGCGTCATTCTCAGGACATAGGGCAAATGATTTTATCTGCAAAGAATGGCCAGTTGTCTTCCCGCTTACGCAAAATTGATCAGATGAAGTTTCGGGATCTTATTTCAGAATTACTCATTGCAAGAAATGTCCCATTGGCTTTGGTGGAGTGGAAAGAATTTAGGGACATAT GTAGGATgtgtctaacatcagacatgtggaccTCTGTTACGACTACAGGGTATATAAGCTTAACTGTCCACTTTCTTGATCAAAATTGGGAATTAAAGAAGTATCTACTGAATTTTTGTGAACTTACACCACCTCATACAG GTGAAAACCTTTCTGCCAAGCTATTTggaatgatagaagattggggaatTAAAGAAAAagtatccaacatcaccttggataatgcTGCAAATAACGGAGCTTGTGCTAGAATTATGCAGAGTAGACTTATTGCAAAGAAGATCCT AAAGTCAGTGAAGTCGCTTAAAAAGTCccaagtaagaaaaaaaaaattcttggaCATTGTTGATACTTTAGGAATGTCTGCAGTAAGAAGGGGTGTTCGTCAAGATGTTAAGACAAG atggaattcaacttatcttatGTTAGACAGTTGTCTTGTGTATAGAAGTGTTTTCGCTCACTTGAAGGAGGTGGATTCAGACTATGAAGACTTCCCAACTGACGAAGAATGGGATCAAATTGAAGTGGTCACAAAGTTTCTCAAGACGTTTTATGATgtcacaactttttttttctggtag